GGAGGACTTGGGTAAGTATATAAACCTAAACCTTGATGTCTGAATTAACTACCACAGGGGGTGCACTGAAGCAAAAAGTTGAATTTAGGcattataatttttttatttatatactgtacgtTCTGAAAAGAATGCCTTGTGTATTAAAATCTCCTTGGTGTTGCAGGAATGGATGAGGATGAAGAGGAGGTGGTGCCCCTTCCAAATGTAAATGCAGCGATTCTCAAGAAGGTAATTCAGTGGTGCACGTATCACAAAGATGACCCACCTCTTCCTGATGATGACGACAACAAGGAAAAGAGGACCGATGACATCTCATCTTGGGATGCAGATTTTTTGAAGGTATTATACAAGTTATTTATAATATAGTTAACCACAAAAGGAAAATGATAACTTGTACAGTGTTCTCAGTAATCCAAAACCCTTGGGACAATAATTGTTGAATTTTGAATATTGCCAGATTTTAGCATCTGGCAATACTTGATAAGCATATCCATATTTATTCTTTTGGTCAACAAAGACCAATACCATCAGACAAGACAATTGTCCCAGGTAGGGTAGAGTTACCTGTCTCCAGACACTAGTTATTGATGACCATGGTATAATGCAAAAGTTATTGAATAATTGCAAAACATAGGATATGAATAAGAAAAATGTGATGTATGCTATACCCGTCAAACACACACAACGAAACTACGATGCTGCTGCAACGTTTGAACAAGgtttaacaccttctaacaataCTATATACACCTTCTATACCAatactatattggttgttacaactgttgttatagcaagttgtaacgttCATATACTTCATAAAAACGTTattccaagatgtaacaactttattacaagttgtaacaagggaaAAATAGGGCCAGTTACATTTTGTTTGCAGGGTATGTTCTTGTATCCTGGGTCCGGTCTCCAGATGGCAGAACACATTGCCTACTTGTAAGGGAATTTTATGTATTGAGCAACATTCATAGAATTGTATACCAGGTTCCTAAATGTTTGACTCTATGGgtgtccagagactagcatctagtGGGACCAGATTCAAGCACCACTTACCCCAATGTACTGTGGCTCTTAAGTGTCAAGATCTGATATTAGTGTGCAAGGTAACACGGGTGTTTGTAGCATGTCGATAGAATTTTAAATTGGGAAATACTGATTTTGGTGTCTGGAGATTGGAAATAGTGTAAAGGCAACTATTATTTTCATATAGTATATTTTTTCTAGGTTCCAACATAATTTTGTAAATTGAGTCGAGCCCAGTGTTTTATCACCAGTAAATCGGCTGCTTCCACTCCCAAACATATCACCTGCCCATCAGCATCCCTAGCTCCAGTCACACAATCACTATTACCACATTCCCCTTTTCCTTATCTACCAACAAAACCCTTTCCCACCTCCCTCAGTAATTTCATTCAACCTACACACTTGATTACACACGTGTTTTGCCCTCTACACCCAaactaatttaggttaggttaagtttgatgAAATTTATTGGTTTTGATTCTAATTAAGAAAAAAATCATATGTTCAGTATTGTATAATGCAATGCAAAacttttatcattccataagaaaagttTTGAAGGCATTATTTCAGGAAAATCCAGCTTGTTAGGCAACTTGGCTTATTGATTGAACATAGAAATTTGAtcaaatctaacctaacataagtcagtaattcatttTCCTAATATAATATGTTAAGAAAGATATGTTGCAATATTCCTTTCCAATTTGGAAAGGAATATTTGAAAATGACAAATTACTGCTTAAGCATATtacgccttgcatattaggccaagTAGTGCAGTTCCGGCTATTATATGTATAAAATACATGTGTGTTTATAGATGTATAATATGTGTGTATTATATGTACTAAAATATGCTTGGCAATGAAACTGGGAATATCTATCCCAGTTATAATGAAATTAAATTTGTCCAGGTATGAGAGGTATGAAATTAATACTTTATTACTTTTGTAGGTTGATCAAGGTACTTTGTTTGAATTGATCTTGGCAGCCAACTACTTGGATATCAAAGGCCTTCTTGATGTTACATGCAAGACTGTTGCCAACATGATCAAGGGCAAGACACCTGATGAAATTCGTAAAACCTTCAACATCAAGAACGATTTTACGCCCTCTGAAGAAGAACAGGTCCGCAAGGAGAATGAGTGGTGTGAAGAGAAGTAAGAGCATTCATAGCCGTTCTGGACACTTGATTATACACATCCTCAGCCTTAGTGAAGAAATGTGAAGACTATAGTGATTGTATAGTCATTGAATATCTGAATATTCATGGAAATGAATGGATTACTTGGAATGGGATGCAACTAAGTGATTTAGATATGACATTGTATGTAATGTCCCCTTTTACCTATTACACAATGAAGTTTGTCTCGTATATAATTATTTGAAGTCTATGCTATGTTCATGTCGGTAAGATGACAGTAATGGAATTATTTTCTTCTTATGTTGActagttaaaaaaatatatatacaagttCATTTGAATCAGGATATTGAGTGATAGAAAAGATTTAATTTATTGACTAGTATAGCAGTGATGAATCCAGctgaaattaaaaaaatatatgcatTATCTGTGTGTATTTGTCACAATTTGAATTTCATCCATCTGTCCATTGCTTATACATTTATGCATGTATAATATTCGAGGGCAGTTCTTAGCACGTATAGTGTCGGTAAATGGAAATTAATGTACTTTACTTTTAAATGTGATAATGCATTTTGATATCTTAGTTCAGAAAAGTCTTATCATATAGAAAATACAGCAATTCACAAACTGTTAATGAAGTTTGTAAAATACATAGTGTTCTGATTTTCTTGTTACACTATTCCTTTGTAAGTTAAGTGTGCCTTATTTATTGGTTTACATGTTCTGTATTAGTGTTcaatttataaaatatattgATCAAAATAACATTAATCCAGTGTCTTTCTCATTTAAACATATGGCTTTATTAGTCAACAAAATTATATAACTTCTCCTACTCCTCAATGTTTCTTCAAACATATcctttgttttcatttttttgtaTACATGAATACCAGCAGCTTTTATTAGAGGTCTATAAATAAACCCTCTGTTTTCAGTGTTGTATGATTTCCCTctttttataatatttatatgtaCTATAGTACAAAATAGATATTAGCATAAGTGTGTAGTGGACAATAAAAATGTTTGGTAGAAGTATCAAGCTAAGGAAAAGAAATTAGCTCAGAATAGGCAAGGACTTTTTACACTAATGTATGAAAGATGCTCATTTAGTTATGATCAATTAAATTGATACGCTGTACCTTTAAAGTATACACTATAGTTACTCGATGCCAGACAGATGATAGGTAACTAAACCTTTTTGAATGAGACGTTATGCAGATACTGTATTAGGCACTAGTACCTCGGTTGAAGTAGTGGTGTATAGTAAGAGCCTCAATGAAGAGAAAGTTTGCCATGTTAGAAGTAGAGTGCAAACCACCTGCTTTTGCTGAAATTTTGAATTACTGGGGGTAATAAAAGTCCTCAGATTGTGCTTACTGGTATGCAGGCATCATTATGGCAAATTTTAAATTTATGATGAGCGTGGCATCACCCCAGAGGAAAATGGAGTACATTATCTATAGAAATTAGCCCACCTAAACATTCACCATTTCCTCATAACCTTATTGGCCTTTCTGTCTTGACCTCAAATACAGACTTCACAACTTGTTCATTCAATGACATCTCGATACTCTTTATTTTTACTGTATTTCCATCTCTTCATGGTACATAGACTCCCTTGCTTGGTGTATTATATTGATAATTGCTTGCTTCCATCTTTCCATGACATTCTGTTCTTTATTGTGTCAATCTAACAGCAGAAATACATCATAGATATCTATTTTTACCCTTCTCTTAGATTTTTTCATGCTACAGCAGTCAAATCTGCAAGTCAGGGTAAAAATTGCGTCATTTCAATACAGCCCTCTGGTCTTGTCTTTCTGAACATTTCTTATGTGACTTACTCTATGATGatgatgttatagattcagctactcggaacaagttccaagtagcacgggctatggtgaacccgtaacttgcctggcacaggagcggggcaaatagcaaAATTCTATGGGCTCAATGGGGAGCctttagtggacttgcctggtacaggagcggtgcCGTGCTCTATGAACTTTGCAAATTCTTCGTATCAAGCTTACAGAGCCCAGGTATTTAAACTGGTCAACCACATCTAGGATTTCATTTACTCCTTATTGTCCACGTTTACTTTTACCAATTTTCTCATATACTGCATGCATGCGTACGTACTGGGCAAGTACTCTGTGAGCAAGCGGCAGTGTGAGCAGTTGAAGAAATGTACAGGTACTCGTCTAGTTGGTGTGTACTATTCTTTAGTGGTGAGTCTGGAGAGGAAGCATTGCAGTCGAACAGTACTGTACAGCCAGGCCTTAACCCAGTATAATCGAGGCTGTTGAGCCGATGGCAATACCACCACAGGAAAGCACAGAGGTAGCAGCCAGAAGTCCAtgaccctccccttatttttttatcattttgacTGCATTGTTTTCTAGTGGCTTCAGGGTTCTACCTTTTATTGTTCATCTTGTTGATGATTTGGCTTCGTGTCTGTACATTGTTGCCCTCAGGCGACTGTGCCAGTGCAGTTGCATCAACCGTTGtacgtggtggtgtgtactgctcGATGAGACCTGATAACCATTCTCGTAGAATTGCGACGATGTTTGGCCGACCTATGATGTGGGTGGTGAGTATACAGTCTATTGTGTCCAGAAAGTCTGGTAAAGCCTCAGATTGACCTGGTTACCTGGAGAGTATTATTTTACGTGGCATTGCTAATTCTTGGgtttgtggtgttgtggaggccaAGGCGTTGTCAGAGATATTCTCAGCATCTACGGCCATATCTGATGACATGTGTTTTTCACAAGAGTACACATCATCAGACATCATCACATCAACACTATCCTTGTGTTGCAAGTGTTGCTGCTCTCACCGTGATGTGTGTGTTGTCCATTTTGGAGCTGTGACTGTAGaggttgcaggagttggtggtgtTTCTGTCTTGAGTGGCTATGTTTTTCCCTTGTTTCTTGTGGTGATTCCATCTGGGTAGCAGCATTCTCAAGTACTATACTCTCACTGGTAGAATTATTGGTATGATATTGTTGCTTATCAGGAACTTGTTGACTTTGCTTAGAAACAGGATGTGGTCCTGCTTGGCGACCCTATCTGCATAGGCGAGGCTCACCTGGATGTGTATGTTGACGGTAGTCTGTTGTCACTGGCATTGGAGAGTTCTTTTCCCAGTGTTGGAGATTTTTCCCTGTCCATGCAGTTGCTGGGTGGAAGTATCTTACATCAGTAGACCTGGGAAATTATTCTGGGCCGAGATCAATTGGAGTCACTACTGGTTGTTGGATGCACACCATTGGATTTTGCAGAATTCAGTTTTGGGATTTTCTCCTTCCTCTTGGAGCAGAGGTGGGAAATGGtaatgtactgttccccacactggGTGCACTACTACTTCTTGCTAGTGCAGTTCTTGTAGTTAGGTGTCCCTGAGCATATGCTACATTGGGCTTCATGTTCAGTGCAGTTACTTGCAATGTGATCATATCAGAAGCATTTGAAGCATTGTCTGGGTTGGTAAACTTTCTCCAAAGTGATTTAGGAACGTACTAAGGTATTTTAAACCTCTCTTCGCTACATTTTGTATTTGATTCAAAAGTCATCATAACGGTAGGGGGGATAACCTCTGACTTGCTTAGACTGTATGTTGGCCACAGTAATTCATTGCACTTGATGAGAGACCTGACTTGTCAAAACTCCACTATCCTCGTCACCTCCTCGTAGAATGTCCTGATTTTCAGGATCGGAAATTTTGCTTTCCCACTGTTCTTTTGAGTTGATACAATCCTAGGTGAATCAGACTCCTTTGACAttacttgtcttttgtgtttctgcTCTTATATTGGCATCCTGAATGATGCCCACACGGCAGGTGGGTTTTCTGCTCCAGATAATAAAGAGTATTTTGAACTAGCTCTATCAATACACACTTTTACACTGAACTAATGATAGCAAAAGCAAAcaattacagtatttttttatAATACATCTAGGTAAAGAAAATTAAGTATTTTTTTTGTACTGTATATTGTACACATATTtgggttttcaatacaaatgtcaAATAGTTTATTACATGCAGTACAGCAGtatgtaaaaaaaatataaatcatGGCAATTTATTCTCTCCATGTTACAGGAACATcatctgtcctgaatctctgagtAACCCAAGTATCCataagtggtgttgtaatcccagATTTATACATGAGATATCCAGCTTGGGCAATCATTGCTCCATTATCTATACAGAAACTCTCATCTGTTGCATACAGCTTTGCTTCCCTTTCTTCACACATCTTGTTCATCATCTCCTGAAGCCTTAAATTGCAGCCAACGCCTCCACAAATGAGAACTTCCTGGGATCCACAGTGAGCCATGGCTCGTTCTGTAGTCTCTACCAGCATGGCAAAGACTGTTTCTTGCAGGGAAAAGCACAGATCCTCTTTAGTGTATTGTTTGGTCTTCAGTAGTTTATTTGCACGCTCCTCTAGGTATGAGAGGATGCCAGAAAAGGAGAC
This portion of the Procambarus clarkii isolate CNS0578487 chromosome 59, FALCON_Pclarkii_2.0, whole genome shotgun sequence genome encodes:
- the LOC123768217 gene encoding S-phase kinase-associated protein 1 produces the protein MPSIKLQSSDGDTFEVDVEIAKQSVTIKTMLEDLGMDEDEEEVVPLPNVNAAILKKVIQWCTYHKDDPPLPDDDDNKEKRTDDISSWDADFLKVDQGTLFELILAANYLDIKGLLDVTCKTVANMIKGKTPDEIRKTFNIKNDFTPSEEEQVRKENEWCEEK